In Oryzias melastigma strain HK-1 linkage group LG6, ASM292280v2, whole genome shotgun sequence, the DNA window CCTTCAGGGGAGTCACAAGTCAAGCGTACAGAGGCCAGTACCCCCGGGCCCACTATCCCCTGTGGCAGCCCAGCCCTGCTTTCCCCTCAGCCCACTATAGGAATCGTAGTAGCGGCTGTTCCGAGCCCGGTGACGGTATGTGGCTATTGCTCTTTCATATCATTTCACGTTTTTATGGCTGTACGTGAATTTACTAAAAGGACTTTGTTCTTGCAGGTACAGAGAAACAGGCAGTTGATGACCTCACCTAGTCCTGTAGGGACCGCAGAAGGCAAAGTGTTGCCTGTGAATTTTCAAGTTGTCACACAGTCTCTCAAACAATCTCCCAAAACCCCACAAAACATCCCTGCCAGTCCTGTCGGTGACCGCCTGGCACGACACGGCACACGGTACGCCCAAATCCTGCCCAAGCCCTCCGCCACCAGTGCCATCACACTGCGCTCTCCGCCGACGCTGCTGATCACCAACAGCCCCATAAAAACTGTGATGCCCACTCCCCACGTCAGCTCGGTCAATGTGGTGAAGATGACAGCCATCGCTTTGGCACCACCTAACAGCAGCAGTAACGGCAACAACACAACGGTGCGACCGGCCTCGGCTGGTGTGAGCGCCGCAGCCGTCTCCGATGATTCCCAGCAATCGCAGAGTGCCGCCATTCAGCCTTCTGTAGTCAGACCCGGTGCCACTACATCATCCGCTGGCCTTTCCTCTGACACCAAAGGCGTGTCTGAAGTCGGAAGTGACAATAACTCCATATCCGTTGCGGAGAAGCATGCTGTCGCAGCAAAAGAGGAACGACTGACTAAATTCCGAGCTGTCAGCGAACCAACTTTCCTCGTTAAGTGTCCTCCTGGAGTAGACAAAGGGATTCGGATAAAACACGACGCCATATCCTCTCCCACCTCCATATCTGTAATTGGAACTCTAGACAGCAATAACAGTAACTGCCATGACAGTACTTTGTACTTGACTGTTGATAATCACAACTCCAACGGAAACGCATCCTCTCACGGCTCTGCTGCGGTGATCCACACATCGAGTGACCCCTGCTCGGACGCCAAGAGCCCCAGGAAGCGCACAGCCGCAGAATCCCACGCTATTCCTGTGAAGAGAGTGTTCATTTCACAACAGCCACTCGCCACAATTGACAATCCCAAACCTGGGGTGGGTGCTGCAGTGAAGAAGATTCCCAGACCAGGAACCCCCGCCAGACCAGAGAGTGCCCCCTGCAAAGGGACAGCAAAACACACACCGGTAGGGCCCACACAGATCCTTGCACTCACCGACACACCTATCGCTCACACAGAGGGAACGCAGACTGTTGTCAAACAGCAAAGCATGATGGTGAAACATGAAGATCACTCCATCAGCACTGACAACAACGCGTCTGATCAGGCGTTGCTGCAGCAGATCACCGGGGACTCCCGTGCCATACCAACCAACTCAGGACCACACGAAGCCTCTTCAATGAGGGATTTAAAGAGCACAATATGGGAGACACAGCAAATACCAGCAGAACACAAGCAACCCCCTCCTGACCAAATTTCTATGATAACTCAACCTTCTGAGGCCTCCCGTCAGCTCACCCTCACGCAGGAGATGGTTGACTTTTCAGGCACGCAGACTAGCATGGAGTACTTCCCGTTCAACGATGAGGACATGACCCAAGACAGCATAGTGGAGGAGCTGGTCCAAATGGAGGAGCAGATGAAGCTGAAAGGTCTTTTTGGTAATTGTGGCGACATCTCCCTGCAAGGCCAGTCAACCAACAATCAAGGCTCCATCCTCGGTGCACACCAGGCCAATACTACCTTCTACCACTCTGCTCACAGCAGCACCACACCTGTTCAGACTCCCACTCCGACACCAACCCCGACACCCACTCCCACTTCTGAAATGACACTCGCACACAGCCTGACCAGAGAGAGCCCGTGCTCCCGTATGGCCCCGGTCACCCCGGTGGACGGAGCCATGGGCCGCCACACCCCCATCAGCACACCGCTTTCTAACTGCAGCAGCAGCGTACCCCCGAGTCCGGTGGAGTGCCGGAACCCGTTTGCCTTCACTCCCATTAACTCGAGCATCACGGGGTATCACGACGCGAGTATCgtctccagcagccctgtgaagCCCATGCAAAGACCCATGGCAACACACCCCGACAAGGCCAAGCTGGAATGGATCAACAACCGCTACAACAGCAACTCTGCAGGCCCGCTGTCCAACCACAGCATCAGTATTCTGCCCAGCTACCAAGATCTGGTCGATGATCAGTTCCGTAAACCACAT includes these proteins:
- the LOC112152438 gene encoding DNA-binding protein RFX7 isoform X1; this translates as MADDQQQPGQKPASGLGSLPALVPGLQGSEANALQFKIKNSICKSVQSKVDGILQDVEKFTDIEKLYLYLKLPSGPSSGNDKREGTSTPGLCDQSSMSSSRTQQMYAFNWIRNHLEEHPETSLPKQEVYDEYKSYCDNLGYNPLSAADFGKIMKNVFPNMKARRLGMRGKSKYCYSGLRKKAFVHMPSLPNLDLQKSGDGCELMEPTGQSPSAEDEMRSAACGLVCEWAQKVLSRQFDSVEDLARFLLNSHYIGTKSMAALTVMTGTPTGIKTPTPASAFVPTAEANSFQPQVKTLPSPSVDAKQQLQRKIQKKQQEQKLHSPLPSGESQVKRTEASTPGPTIPCGSPALLSPQPTIGIVVAAVPSPVTVQRNRQLMTSPSPVGTAEGKVLPVNFQVVTQSLKQSPKTPQNIPASPVGDRLARHGTRYAQILPKPSATSAITLRSPPTLLITNSPIKTVMPTPHVSSVNVVKMTAIALAPPNSSSNGNNTTVRPASAGVSAAAVSDDSQQSQSAAIQPSVVRPGATTSSAGLSSDTKGVSEVGSDNNSISVAEKHAVAAKEERLTKFRAVSEPTFLVKCPPGVDKGIRIKHDAISSPTSISVIGTLDSNNSNCHDSTLYLTVDNHNSNGNASSHGSAAVIHTSSDPCSDAKSPRKRTAAESHAIPVKRVFISQQPLATIDNPKPGVGAAVKKIPRPGTPARPESAPCKGTAKHTPVGPTQILALTDTPIAHTEGTQTVVKQQSMMVKHEDHSISTDNNASDQALLQQITGDSRAIPTNSGPHEASSMRDLKSTIWETQQIPAEHKQPPPDQISMITQPSEASRQLTLTQEMVDFSGTQTSMEYFPFNDEDMTQDSIVEELVQMEEQMKLKGLFGNCGDISLQGQSTNNQGSILGAHQANTTFYHSAHSSTTPVQTPTPTPTPTPTPTSEMTLAHSLTRESPCSRMAPVTPVDGAMGRHTPISTPLSNCSSSVPPSPVECRNPFAFTPINSSITGYHDASIVSSSPVKPMQRPMATHPDKAKLEWINNRYNSNSAGPLSNHSISILPSYQDLVDDQFRKPHAFAIPGQSFQSQSRQDAAVLGRLTPISPVQQQLVTSVTTPTKEESFAVPAPLDNKASASSTSSTFRCRSVSPAVRQRNFSGNTASQATTTSTTMTTRAVVSPFNSPITSEVLNILSNSQTVGSVHSMVQRSQSVPLNIMMQSEMLPVQTQSNTTKITNVLLSKMDAEGDDSVRGLGINNLPSNYTARMNLTQILETTPGFAGGTAHQTSLPVSSSPAAFELQQHGYLTTGSGEQVSFSTDDSQAQAGPGEQDQQQLQQDPVQTQPQLLLQSTQQQEAEDEQQQLNFNNTVKDLLGEDGLNPSSQLVGQVASELNAVASDFSNEIRLTSDLSSSITDLNTLDTNLLFDPNQQQEQYEDSTLEELKNDPLFQQICSDTVNSGFDWLESKDQPTTVEMLG
- the LOC112152438 gene encoding DNA-binding protein RFX7 isoform X2, which produces MADDQQQPGQKPASGLGSLPALVPGLQGSEANALQFKIKNSICKSVQSKVDGILQDVEKFTDIEKLYLYLKLPSGPSSGNDKSDQSSMSSSRTQQMYAFNWIRNHLEEHPETSLPKQEVYDEYKSYCDNLGYNPLSAADFGKIMKNVFPNMKARRLGMRGKSKYCYSGLRKKAFVHMPSLPNLDLQKSGDGCELMEPTGQSPSAEDEMRSAACGLVCEWAQKVLSRQFDSVEDLARFLLNSHYIGTKSMAALTVMTGTPTGIKTPTPASAFVPTAEANSFQPQVKTLPSPSVDAKQQLQRKIQKKQQEQKLHSPLPSGESQVKRTEASTPGPTIPCGSPALLSPQPTIGIVVAAVPSPVTVQRNRQLMTSPSPVGTAEGKVLPVNFQVVTQSLKQSPKTPQNIPASPVGDRLARHGTRYAQILPKPSATSAITLRSPPTLLITNSPIKTVMPTPHVSSVNVVKMTAIALAPPNSSSNGNNTTVRPASAGVSAAAVSDDSQQSQSAAIQPSVVRPGATTSSAGLSSDTKGVSEVGSDNNSISVAEKHAVAAKEERLTKFRAVSEPTFLVKCPPGVDKGIRIKHDAISSPTSISVIGTLDSNNSNCHDSTLYLTVDNHNSNGNASSHGSAAVIHTSSDPCSDAKSPRKRTAAESHAIPVKRVFISQQPLATIDNPKPGVGAAVKKIPRPGTPARPESAPCKGTAKHTPVGPTQILALTDTPIAHTEGTQTVVKQQSMMVKHEDHSISTDNNASDQALLQQITGDSRAIPTNSGPHEASSMRDLKSTIWETQQIPAEHKQPPPDQISMITQPSEASRQLTLTQEMVDFSGTQTSMEYFPFNDEDMTQDSIVEELVQMEEQMKLKGLFGNCGDISLQGQSTNNQGSILGAHQANTTFYHSAHSSTTPVQTPTPTPTPTPTPTSEMTLAHSLTRESPCSRMAPVTPVDGAMGRHTPISTPLSNCSSSVPPSPVECRNPFAFTPINSSITGYHDASIVSSSPVKPMQRPMATHPDKAKLEWINNRYNSNSAGPLSNHSISILPSYQDLVDDQFRKPHAFAIPGQSFQSQSRQDAAVLGRLTPISPVQQQLVTSVTTPTKEESFAVPAPLDNKASASSTSSTFRCRSVSPAVRQRNFSGNTASQATTTSTTMTTRAVVSPFNSPITSEVLNILSNSQTVGSVHSMVQRSQSVPLNIMMQSEMLPVQTQSNTTKITNVLLSKMDAEGDDSVRGLGINNLPSNYTARMNLTQILETTPGFAGGTAHQTSLPVSSSPAAFELQQHGYLTTGSGEQVSFSTDDSQAQAGPGEQDQQQLQQDPVQTQPQLLLQSTQQQEAEDEQQQLNFNNTVKDLLGEDGLNPSSQLVGQVASELNAVASDFSNEIRLTSDLSSSITDLNTLDTNLLFDPNQQQEQYEDSTLEELKNDPLFQQICSDTVNSGFDWLESKDQPTTVEMLG